The following proteins are co-located in the bacterium HR17 genome:
- the accD gene encoding Acetyl-coenzyme A carboxylase carboxyl transferase subunit beta produces MEAERTQPTPTPGVSLAELPQDVWHKCSQCEALVYRKEFEANLKVCPRCGYHERIGAWERLAITVDENSFVEWDRHLCPADPLNFPDYADKMRRDQQRTGLKDAALTGEATIDGMPVAIGITDFQFMGGSMGSVVGEKIARLMERAIDKRLPVFIVIGSGGGARMQEGLLSLMQMAKTSAACGRLKEAQLPYIALLTDSMAGVHASFGSLADITLAEPGALVGFTGPRVIELSLKIKVPKEHRQAEFQFQHGHIDLIVSRKQVRPTVAKLLRFWYG; encoded by the coding sequence ATGGAAGCCGAAAGGACACAACCGACCCCAACCCCTGGAGTGTCGCTGGCGGAGTTACCGCAAGATGTGTGGCACAAGTGTAGCCAGTGCGAGGCGCTCGTTTACCGCAAAGAGTTTGAGGCGAATTTGAAGGTATGTCCGCGCTGCGGCTACCACGAACGCATCGGCGCGTGGGAACGCCTCGCGATCACCGTGGACGAAAACTCGTTTGTGGAATGGGACAGGCACCTTTGCCCCGCTGACCCATTGAACTTCCCTGACTACGCAGACAAAATGCGGCGCGACCAACAACGCACGGGTCTGAAAGACGCCGCCCTGACGGGCGAGGCGACCATTGACGGCATGCCCGTCGCTATCGGTATCACCGACTTCCAATTCATGGGCGGGAGCATGGGCAGCGTCGTCGGCGAAAAAATCGCGCGTTTGATGGAACGCGCGATTGACAAGCGCCTCCCCGTCTTTATCGTCATCGGCAGTGGCGGCGGTGCCCGCATGCAGGAAGGGCTGCTCAGTCTGATGCAAATGGCGAAAACGAGCGCCGCCTGCGGGCGCTTGAAAGAAGCCCAATTGCCTTACATCGCTTTGCTGACGGACAGCATGGCAGGTGTCCATGCGTCCTTCGGGTCGTTAGCGGACATCACTCTCGCCGAGCCGGGCGCATTGGTCGGTTTCACCGGTCCCCGCGTCATTGAGTTGTCGCTGAAGATCAAAGTGCCTAAAGAGCACCGCCAAGCTGAGTTCCAGTTTCAGCACGGGCACATTGACCTCATCGTCTCGCGCAAGCAGGTGCGCCCCACCGTCGCCAAACTGTTGCGGTTTTGGTACGGCTGA